The Terriglobus roseus sequence GAAGGCAGCCCGAGCTTACGCTCGATGCCTGACGATAAACGGACAGGGGTATGGCGTTGTGCGCCATACCCTCTGTTTTGCCCCATTCTTTGAATCGTTTTAAGCGGAGGCAAGACCTATCGCGGACGGAAGTTCGCGTTCGCCGGTCCGTGTTGATCGCGCATCGCTCCACCATTGTTGGCAGGAGGTTGCGCCGGACGTCCGCCGTTGTTGCTGCCGGGAGCGGGTTGATTGACCATGGGTCTCTGCTGGACCGGTTGCGCTGGGGCAGGCTGGGCCTGCGGCGGCATGGGCCGTTGCTGGACCGGTTGCTGCGGCTGCTGTTGCACTGGTTGCTGCTGCGTCGGCTGGAACTGACGCGGCTGCATCTGTCCCGGCTGGCCGCCGTTGTACCGGCCGCCGCCCTCCTGCGGGAATGGCATGCGGGGTGGGTTAGCAGGCTGGGGACGAAAGCGACCGTCACCCGGCTGGAAGTTACCGCCGCGCGGGTTTCCCGGCTGCCCAGGCTGACCCGCCTGCCCAGGCTGTCCCGGTTGAGCGGGCTGTCCCGGTTGAGCGGGCTGCACGGGTTGTGCAGGTTGTCCCGTCTGACTAGGCTGATTCGGACGTCCGGGCTGCTGGCCGTTAAAGCCGTTACGGCTCCCGTTGCCGTTGTAGTTCATGCCGTTGTAGCCACCGTTTGTGCGCGGATCGACCGTTTGCGTTGCATTGCCACGGTTGTCACCGTTGAATCGATAGTCGGCAGCTCCGCGGGTGTCCACCCCGCGGTTGTCGCCACCGGGACGGTTCTGGCCGTTAAAGGCCCCGCCGTTGTTGCCGCGGGTGAAGTTGGGCGGGTTGGTGGGTGCGCCCTGTGCGGGTGCTGCGCCCTGGCGGAATCCATTCGCATTCTGAACGGGGC is a genomic window containing:
- a CDS encoding YXWGXW repeat-containing protein; protein product: MNVRRVLAATLAIAASSAVTAPLQAQFGLSINIGATTQVPPPPLPEYDQPEAPGDGYLWTPGYWAWDDQVQDYYWVPGTWVMAPEPGLLWTPGYWAYDNGYYGFHNGYWGEHVGFYGGVNYGFGYFGTGYEGGYWNGDRFFYNTAINRINLTFVHNTYVRPMRPEWINRGPRFAYNGPGGINVRPSRGEEMAFREHHFDATGFQRNQQNFARQDRGQFSNFNHGAPPAAATPRPVQNANGFRQGAAPAQGAPTNPPNFTRGNNGGAFNGQNRPGGDNRGVDTRGAADYRFNGDNRGNATQTVDPRTNGGYNGMNYNGNGSRNGFNGQQPGRPNQPSQTGQPAQPVQPAQPGQPAQPGQPGQAGQPGQPGNPRGGNFQPGDGRFRPQPANPPRMPFPQEGGGRYNGGQPGQMQPRQFQPTQQQPVQQQPQQPVQQRPMPPQAQPAPAQPVQQRPMVNQPAPGSNNGGRPAQPPANNGGAMRDQHGPANANFRPR